In a genomic window of Malassezia japonica chromosome 4, complete sequence:
- a CDS encoding 2-iminobutanoate/2-iminopropanoate deaminase (COG:J; EggNog:ENOG503P5AT) yields MSSAPYRTVATPNAPGAIGPYSQGVVHNGTAYLSGCIPLDPKTMQIVEGGVEAQAEQVLKNLMAVLEAAGSDKSHVLKVTVFMKDMNDFAKVNTIYEKAFAPYKPARSAVEVARLPKDVLVEIECIAAEKK; encoded by the exons ATGAGTTCCGCTCCCTACCGCACTGTTGCCACCCCCAACGCCCCCGGCGCGATCGGCCCCTACTCGCAGGGCGTCGTGCACAACGGCACGGCCTACCTTTCGGGCTGCATCCCGCTGGACCCCAAGACGATGCAGATCGTCGAGGGCGGCGtggaggcgcaggccgagcaggtgctCAAGAACCTCAtggccgtgctcgaggccgcgggCTCGGACAAGAGCCATGTGCTCAAGGTCACCGTCTTTATGAAGGACATGAATGACTTTGCCAAGGTCAAC ACTATCTACGAAAAGGCATTTGCTCCGTACAAgcccgcacgctcggctgtcgaggtcgcgcgcctgccgaaggacgtgctcgtcgagatcgagtgcatcgccgccgagaaGAAGTGA
- a CDS encoding uncharacterized protein (COG:S; TransMembrane:1 (o244-266i); EggNog:ENOG503P6PR) produces MAALAREPFYGAPRRASEGAPGDLSEYVEALERMAREEEHKSANVANRTDAARWRVKELLAAARRAERIAREQGSGEDARRLAGVCDAVESLAGTMPRSKRARGMDEYWDDYLYAGLEARSKDQSTDDDAPAADAPSDAALKEEYGARAPSAAPPTPSPVSPAAPSEKAAEPTLQSDAQVHDALSSELLRMAGVLKRNTAAFGDALERDRVLVEQAGSRLDQNLSLMTRTRGQLGVFSKKARSMGWFTILSMAMVFVSWVVMYIVIRLT; encoded by the exons ATggccgccttggcgcgcgagccattctacggcgcgccgcgcagggcTAGCGAGGGTGCGCCGGGCGATCTGAGCGAGTatgtcgaggcgctggagcgcaTGGCGCGGGAGGAGGAGCATAAGAGTGCGAACGTCGCGAATCGCACGGACGCCGCCCGCTGGCGCGtcaaggagctgctcgcggccgcacggcgtgcggagcgcatcgcgcgcgagcagggAAGCGG GGAGGATGCTCGGCGGCTTGCAGGTGTGTGTGATGCGGTCGAGAGTCTCGCAGGG ACCATGCCGCGCTCGAAACGTGCACGGGGCATGGACGAATACTGGGACGACTACCTGTATGCGGGACTAGAGGCACGGAGCAAAGACCAGAGCAcggacgacgatgcgccggcggccgatgcgccgagcgatgcggcgctcaaAGAAGAGTACGGCGCGAGAGCCCCGTCTGCCGCCCCCCCCACCCCGTCGCCCGTGTcgcccgctgcgccgtcggAAAAGGCGGCGGAGCCTACGCTACAGTCCGACGCGCAAGTGCACGATGCGCTCTCgtccgagctgctgcgcatggCCGGCGTCCTGAAGCGCAACACAGCCGCGTTTGGCGATGCCCTGGAGCGTGATCGcgtgctggtcgagcaggccggcTCGCGCTTGGACCAGAATCTGTCGCTCATGACGCGTACACGCGGCCAGCTCGGCGTCTTTTCCAAGAAAGCGCGGAGCATGGGCTGGTTCACCATCCTGTCCATGGCGATGGTGTTTGTGAGCTGGGTGGTGATGTATATAGTGATCCGGTTGACCTAG
- the HTS1 gene encoding histidine--tRNA ligase (COG:J; EggNog:ENOG503NVF4), whose product MSQTSASADAIAACRTQLESQLEKLRAMNSEQAAASAVRPEVALLQSLTDQLAELSVERSKKNASKFTLKTPKGTRDWDPLSMALRKHVFTTIERIFATHGAVTIDTPVFELKEILSGKYGEDSKLIYDLQDQGGELCSLRYDLTVPFARFVAMNPTEYGSIKRYHIAKVYRRDQPAMSKGRFREFYQCDLDIAGTYDAMVPDAECLCVVTEALDALGIEGFTIKVNHRKLLDAIFAICGVPEDKIRSISSAVDKLDKSPWSEVRREMVEDKNLAETSADQIGEYVQLHGGRDLLAKLQQDAKLTQNPRAVEGLQDMELLFQYLDVYKVMDRISFDLSLARGLDYYTGLIYEVVTAASAPPGFKEGEAPVKSKKKKDDDEIDESTVGVGSIAAGGRYDNLVGMFSNSKKPDAVPCVGISIGVERVFSILMQRIKEAQAKGERTAVRQKEVEVFVMSMGDGLLLERMQVCKMLWDNGIKAEFLYKKKPKLQAQFAVVDKEQVPFAVLLAPGEWGEGKVRVKQQLGKEEGGNDKGEEVPLADLCRYLKEKRDA is encoded by the coding sequence ATGTCACAGACCAGTGCGAGTGCAGACGCAAttgcggcgtgccgcacgcagctcgagtcgcagctcgagaagcTGCGTGCGATGAACAgcgagcaggccgccgcctcggcggtgcgccccGAAGTGGCCCTGCTCCAGAGTCTCACGGACCAGCTGGCGGAGCtgagcgtcgagcgcagcaagaAGAACGCGTCCAAGTTCACGCTCAAGACCCCGAAAGGCACGCGCGACTGGGACCCCTTGTCgatggcgctgcgcaagcacgtCTTTACCACCATTGAGCGCATCTTtgcgacgcacggcgccgtgACCATCGACACGCCCGTGTTTGAGCTGAAAGAGATCCTCTCGGGCAAGTACGGCGAGGACAGCAAGCTGATCTACGACCTGCAGGACCAGGGCGGCGAGCTGTGCTCGCTGCGCTACGACCTCACGGTGCCCTTTGCGCGCTTCGTCGCGATGAACCCCACCGAGTACGGCAGCATCAAGCGCTACCACATCGCTAAGGTGTACCGCCGCGACCAGCCGGCCATGTCCAAGGGGCGCTTCCGCGAGTTCTACCAGTGCGATCTAGACATTGCCGGCACGTACGACGCAATGGTGCCGGACGCCGAGTGCCTGTGCGTCgtcaccgaggcgctggacgcgctcggcatcgaggGCTTTACGATCAAGGTGAACCACCGCAAACTCCTCGACGCCATCTTTGCGATCTGCGGCGTGCCCGAGGACAAGATCCGGTCcatctcgagcgccgtcgacAAGCTCGACAAGAGCCCATggagcgaggtgcgccgcgagatgGTCGAGGACAAGAACCTCGCTGAAACGTCGGCGGACCAGATCGGCGAGTACGTCCAACtgcacggcggccgcgacctgctcgccaagctccaGCAGGACGCCAAGCTCACGCAAAACCCACGCGCTGTCGAGGGCCTCCAGGACATGGAGCTCCTCTTCCAGTACCTCGACGTATACAAGGTAATGGACCGCATCTCGTTCGACCTGTcgcttgcgcgcggcctTGACTACTACACCGGTCTCATCTACGAGGTGGTGACTgccgcgagcgccccgCCGGGCTTCAAGGAGGGCGAGGCCCCGGTCAAGTccaagaagaagaaggacgacgacgagatcgacgagAGCACCGTGGGCGTCGGCTCGATCGCCGCGGGCGGCCGCTACGACAACCTCGTCGGGATGTTTAGCAACTCCAAGAAGCCGGACGCGGTGCCGTGTGTGGGTATCTCGATCGGTGTCGAGCGTGTCTTTTCCATCCTGATGCAGCGCATCaaggaggcgcaggccaagggcgagcgcaccgcggTGCGCCAAAAGGAGGTCGAAGTATTTGTCATGAGCATGGGCGAcggcctccttctcgagcgcatgcaggTGTGCAAGATGCTGTGGGACAATGGTATCAAGGCCGAGTTCCTCTACAAGAAAAAGCCCAAGCTCCAGGCGCAGTTTGCCGTCGTCGACAAGGAGCAGGTGCCGTTTGcggtgctcctcgcgccgggcgagtGGGGCGAGGGCAAGGTGCGCGTcaagcagcagctcggcaaggaaGAGGGCGGTAACGACAAGGGCGAAGAagtgccgctcgccgacctctGCCGCTACCTGAAGGAGAAGCGGGATGCGTAG
- the cys2 gene encoding homoserine O-acetyltransferase (EggNog:ENOG503NVHE; MEROPS:MER0044357; COG:H), translating to MSARRLATGPLDAMPLPCVDQHELRERQLLAARMKGVELAESESAQPSGFGPEPAYQKVVSGYELYKHDAPFALDYGGTLPSFQIAYETWGTLNEARDNVILVHTGLSASSHAASTPKNPAKGWWEDFIGPGKALDTNRFFVICTNVLGSCYGSTGPSSPYPLDPNGEPYATRFPILSIFDMVRAQFLLLDHLGIDTLYASIGSSMGGMQSIAAAHLFPNRVLRMASISGTARCAPSGIALRFSQRSVLMADPNWNRGFYYGPDQAPPHTGMKLARQISTITYRSGPEWEQRFGRMRRTLNRDSTVSEARIPALCPDFLVETYLDHQGEQFCLKYDANSLIYISKSMDLFDMSDDALAELAETRLLAHGEDGSLPISPEDIAEEVQHNIEPRRRSGKHISTISNPGAHRYVPALARGLSRLRNVPVLIIGVQSDILFPVEQQRELAECIRMNGNQSVMYYEMDAPHGHDSFLIDVANVGGAIKGFLY from the coding sequence ATGTccgcgcgacgcctcgCGACTGGCCCACTCGATGCGATGCCGCTGCCCTGTGTAGACCAGCACGAgctccgcgagcgccagctgcTGGCTGCGCGCATGAAAggtgtcgagctcgccgagagcgAGTCGGCGCAGCCGAGCGGCTTTGGCCCCGAGCCTGCGTACCAAAAAGTGGTGTCTGGCTACGAATTGTATAAGCACGATGCGCCGTTTGCGCTCGACTATGGCGGAACGCTGCCCTCGTTCCAGATTGCGTACGAAACGTGGGGTACGCTGAACGAAGCCCGCGACAATGTGATCCTTGTGCACACTGGCctgtcggcgagctcgcaTGCGGCGAGTACGCCGAAGAACCCTGCCAAGGGCTGGTGGGAGGACTTTATTGGCCCCGGCAAGGCCCTGGATACGAATCGCTTCTTTGTGATCTGTACGAATGTGCTTGGCTCGTGCTACGGCAGCACGGGCCCGTCGAGTCCGTACCCATTGGACCCCAATGGCGAGCCATATGCGACGCGCTTCCCCATTTTGAGCATCTTTGACatggtgcgtgcgcagtTCCTGCTGCTGGACCACCTCGGCATCGACACGCTCTATGCGAGCATCGGCTCGAGTATGGGCGGCATGCAGAGCAttgcggccgcgcacctCTTCCCCAACCGTGTGCTGCGCATGGCGAGTATTAGCGGCACTGCGCGGTGTGCGCCGTCCGGTATTGCGCTGCGCTTTTCGCAGCGGAGTGTGCTGATGGCTGACCCCAACTGGAACCGCGGCTTTTACTATGGCCCGGACCAGGCCCCCCCGCACACGGGCATGAAGCTTGCGCGGCAAATTTCCACGATCACCTACCGCTCTGGCCCCGAGTGGGAGCAGCGCTTTGGGCGtatgcggcgcacgctgaACCGCGACTCGACCGTGTCCGAGGCGCGTATTCCTGCGCTGTGCCCCGACTTTTTGGTCGAGACCTACTTAGACCACCAAGGCGAGCAGTTCTGCTTGAAATACGACGCGAACTCGCTCATCTACATTTCCAAGAGCATGGATCTGTTTGACATGtcggacgatgcgctggccgagctggccgagacgcgcctACTGGCGCATGGCGAGGACGGCTCGCTGCCCATCAGCCCTGAGGACATTGCGGAAGAGGTGCAGCACAATATCGAgccccggcgccggtcTGGCAAGCACATTTCCACGATCTCGAACcccggtgcgcaccgctATGTccccgcgctcgcgcgcggtcTGAGCCGGCTGCGCAATGTGCCCGTGCTGATTATTGGTGTCCAGAGCGACATCCTCTTCCCCGtggagcagcagcgcgagttGGCCGAGTGCATCCGCATGAACGGCAACCAGTCGGTGATGTACTATGAGATGGATGCCCCCCATGGCCACGACAGCTTCCTGATCGATGTCGCAAACGTCGGTGGAGCGATTAAAGGCTTCCTCTACTAA
- a CDS encoding L-methionine (R)-S-oxide reductase (COG:T; EggNog:ENOG503P1WW), with protein MVHADAAGLPSDVTSKSAFYTHLEEQLTALLDGQRNWVTNLANASSVIYFSMNKFPEWKEKRVNWAGFYLLSPLFPGAEVSSGKDPKLWLGPFCGLPACQAINSVPGRGVCADGSAVLPPRTVCVPRTDDYPGHIACDSLSQSEIVVPIVVPRASLSQASQEAIRGKGEPELVRAWGGRGDGDEVIIGVLDIDCESQNGFDQDDVQGLERIVRRISAACDWAV; from the exons ATGGTGCA CGCGGACGCAGCAGGGCTGCCCAGTGACGTGACGAGCAAGAGCGCATTTTacacgcacctcgaggagcagctcacggcgctcctcgacggccAGCGCAACTGGGTCACGAACCTCGCAAACGCGAGCTCTGTAATCTACTTTTCTATGAACAAGTTTCCAGAGTGGAAGGAGAAGCGTGTGAACTGGGCCGGCTTCTACCTCCTCTCGCCCCTGTTTCCCGGTGCCGAGGTTTCTTCTGGCAAGGACCCCAAGCTCTGGCTCGGTCCCTTTTGTGGTCTCCCCGCGTGCCAAGCCATTAACTCGGTGCctgggcgcggcgtgtgTGCGGATGGCAGCGCGGTGCTCCCCCCGCGCACCGTGTGTGTCCCCCGGACGGATGACTATC CCGGCCACATTGCCTGTGACTCGCTCTCCCAGTCGGAGATTGTCGTGCCGATTGTCGTGCCCCGCGCGAGCCTGTCGCAGGCCAGCCAGGAGGCCATCCGAGGCAAGGGCGAGCCGGAGCTCGTGCGTGCCTGGGGCGGTcgaggcgacggcgacgaggtcaTCATTGGTGTGCTCGACATTGACTGCGAGTCGCAGAATGGCTTTGATCAAGATGATGTACAAGGGCTtgagcgcatcgtgcgccgcatcagTGCGGCCTGTGACTGGGCCGTCTAA
- a CDS encoding uncharacterized protein (COG:S; EggNog:ENOG503P0UP), producing MRDTRTHKHDLDADVKPSANPSMRFSTTVPTHSMGSMEAAARQYGMSGHRKHDGESSSPPRLAVPPSGSPASSVDADGDYKDVHGSYQSNQLLHKCESCSKVYRHPSCLVKHRWEHTMYWKEASKFLMSKHQQVQLLEAAAILVGMDSNARSLPEEKALWPVNFNKLMASKARNNSPLPNDPQHPVPFGTSAPTHPAQMMGDHVGGPHRTTQKSSGREPSDEDMEDEDMGAGDDSSELDLTTREDAYGLNSGGDVMADMQDMEADE from the exons ATGCGCGACACCCGTACGCACAAGCACGACTTGGACGCCGATGTGAAGCCTTCGGCGAACCCTTCGATGCGCTTTAGCACCACGGTGCCGACGCACTCGATGGGCTCGATGGAGGCTGCCGCGCGTCAGTACGGCATGTCGGGTCACCGCAAGCATGACGGCgagagctcgtcgccgccccgcCTCGCTGTTCCCCCGTCGGGCTCTCCGGCGTCGTCGGTGGATGCGGATGGCGACTACAAGGACGTGCACGGATCGTACCAATCGAACCAGCTCCTGCACAAGTGCGAGAGCTGCTCGAAGGTATACCGCCATCCCAGCTGCCTAGTGAAGCACCGCTGG GAGCACACCATGTACTGGAAGGAGGCGTCCAAGTTCCTGATGAGCAAGCATCAGCAGGTCCAGCTTCTGGAAGCGGCCGCGATCCTTGTTGGCATGGACTCGAATGCTCGTTCGCTGCCGGAAGAAAAGGCGCTGTGGCCG GTCAACTTCAACAAGCTTATGGcgagcaaggcgcgcaACAACTCGCCTCTCCCTAATGACCCCCAACACCCCGTGCCGTTCGGCACGTCTGCCCCGACCCACCCTGCACAGATGATGGGGGACCATGTTGGTGGACCCCATCGTACCACACAAAAGTCGTCGGGGCGCGAACCCTCGGATGAAGATATGGAAGATGAAGATATGGGCGCTGGAGACGACTCGTCGGAGCTTGATCTTACCACTCGCGAGGACGCCTACGGCCTCAACTCGGGCGGTGATGTCATGGCCGACATG CAGGACATGGAAGCAGACGAGTAG
- a CDS encoding uncharacterized protein (COG:I; EggNog:ENOG503NTVK; TransMembrane:1 (o1255-1274i)), which yields MSVVTNDLGERVEEGYFGNLTPEHKTTLKEFWRRFFELTQRNKERSAELDRLGGPKAAQTGDELSNSVETKESKEKKQHSDDAKKAGELKAIDDAVAKYGGPYLEQAMWDACQLDAPDMTALRYLRARQYDVDRALGMMVAALQFRLDMNVNELLKKGEEGMKDVPGFLNQFRRGNTDKYELPIYFIHVARHFTNAQKIETLQQFVVLAMENSRQFFTPPTEKAIIVFDMAGFGLKNMDWGCVMFILKCLEAYYPESLQRIYVHGAPWIFKGIWAALQPLLDPVVQAKIKFSNKPHELEEYVPKSRFRKGMGGTLDWDWDYIEPVPGENDLLKETETRDAIKKEADELVQQFIETTNEWINDKSNKEELDYRRLVLTKQLRLKYYQLRPYTRAVCVYQRTKVIRNDGLITWTYPQTTGQTEKQEVCDRHNVPALIKWLKEHDEDTLEDSVGGTTSPACVAGTSYDVLDALKAPKKAPKKASKPAEKAEKPEKAEKAEKAGGDAPKEETGAGAGAAAGAAGAAGAAGAAGAAVASKRKSKSSKAAPPAEDEGEATEAPKEPKRRPRKPVANGTSEVPQKRSSKPRRKPVPAAGEETVAKEEDAKEDIAQAPSAKAAPAQDTAKEAAPQQETLTEKATQLGSSATGAATGAAAGAAAGAGAMLAGAAATLGLSGSKRAPSVASESSFASAEDFVDASRAPPARSGIAAANQDDDDDDDDDVGEVEEERHAVHSARHQELAREYDLDDEEQSVLSDDDDDVSLTPDTVVAPSYTMGKVNASECQQSEAEFREDLETAHEAMELFLDSRMREAEELCEQGAHNRLYRSVGMTLINSVKSVMTFEPNDMQVAMKCCKHTMSIAEVLRKKPNFLSRLLPGRSLPSLTSMTLIQQHAELVYAEAMLLRAVLGILYSGDTIGFVRQAMSLRNAYTIMRDLLRMVEQADSAVEEANITGRSSVKSIDQDLRSGVYLGNGLSSLILSLLPRRLLKVMETAGFTGDRQQALQLFERAGGWTKAKAQPAVSAEQEGVRRPMCDMAILLYHLVIAAHVPVTDVDLAFADKVLSWNLQRFPHGIFFLYFSARLYATQALPEKAIECYRAAIESQREFKQLHHLCFWSLSLTYLSTSDFDRAYECYDVLSRESNWSKAIYQYAKAAMLYESSAHNRAQSNAIMLTVPKLVKRVAGRHIPFERFVKLKAAKFGRQSQLGLPAMEFSYLWHCIEQTPVFLLMSNQLTRIDEVIDELETYESPSTYGGGEKDFYALYCLAFFLRGVALRYVAYPEHHTLVRHPVGERIDAAEVADDAIHSFNKVFEYGNFLDSVDRYLVYFAHYELGCLYSAHGNETEARQELDLVLSRKPLVAQEGGPLRSGKADYLLSGMCQLRANAALETMRIRRDRSAQRLTKSRSTRRRSTSGAPQGARLASRQSIRASAADTSYADENGSPLRASSSRASEIGRRARQSRLVA from the exons ATGTCGGTGGTCACCAATGATCtaggcgagcgcgtggagGAGGGTTACTTCGGTAACCTTACTCCTGAGCACAAGACCACGCTCAAGGAGTTTTGGCGCCGCTTCTTCGAGCTCACCCAGCGCAACAAGGAGCGCTCAGCGGAgctcgatcgcctcggtGGTCCCAAGGCAGCTCAGACAGGCGATGAGCTGTCGAACTCTGTCGAAACCAAAGAGAGCAAGGAAAAGAAGCAACACTCGGACGATGCCAAGAAGGCCGGTGAGCTCAAGGCGATTGACGATGCCGTTGCCAAGTACGGTGGCCCCTACCTGGAGCAGGCCATGTGGGACGCCTGCCAGCTGGACGCGCCTGATATGACTGCGCTGCGTTATCTGCGTGCACGTCAGTACGATGTCGACCGTGCGCTTGGTATGatggtcgccgcgctccagtTCCGTCTCGACATGAACGTCAACGAGCTGCTGAAGAAGGGTGAAGAGGGAATGAAGGACGTTCCGGGCTTCCTCAACCAGTTCCGCCGTG GTAACACGGACAAGTACGAGCTGCCGATCTACTTTAtccacgtcgcgcgtcaCTTTACCAACGCGCAAAagatcgagacgctgcagcAGTTTGTCGTGCTTGCGATGGAAAACTCGCGTCAGTTCTTCACGCCCCCGACCGAAAAGGCAATTATTGTATTCGACATGGCGGGCTTTGGTCTGAAGAATATGGACTGGGGTTGCGTAATGTTCATCCTCAAGTGTCTCGAGGCATACTACCCCGAGTCCCTGCAACGCATCTACGTCCACGGTGCCCCGTGGATCTTCAAGGGTATCTGGGCCGCGCTCCAGCCGCTGCTTGACCCCGTTGTCCAGGCCAAGATCAAGTTCAGCAACAAACCGCACGAGCTGGAGGAATACGTGCCCAAGTCGCGCTTCCGCAAGGGTATGGGCGGTACGCTCGACTGGGACTGGGACTATATTGAGCCTGTTCCGGGCGAGAATGATCTCCTGAAAGagaccgagacgcgcgacgcgatcaAGAAGGAGGCGGACGAACTTGTACAACAGTTCATCGAGACCACTAACGAGTGGATCAACGACAAGAGCAACAAGGAGGAGCTGGATTACCGCCGCTTGGTCCTCACTAAGCAGCTTCGCCTGAAGTACTACCAGCTCCGTCCTTATACCCGTGCAGTCTGCGTGTACCAGCGCACCAAGGTCATTCGCAACGACGGTCTAATCACCTGGACCTACCCCCAGACGACCGGTCAGACGGAGAAGCAGGAAGTCTGTGACCGTCACAATGTCCCGGCGCTTATCAAGTGGCTCAaggagcacgacgaggacacgctcgaggactcGGTCGGTGGCACAacgtcgccggcgtgcgTTGCTGGCACGTCCTAcgacgtcctcgacgccctCAAGGCCCCCAAGAAGGCCCCCAAGAAGGCGTCGAAGCCAGCTGAGAAGGCCGAGAAGCCTGAGAAGGCCGAAAAGGCCGAAaaggccggcggcgacgcgcccaagGAGGAAACtggtgccggtgccggtgccgccgctggTGCCGCTGgtgccgccggtgccgccggcgctgctggtgcGGCTGTGGCCTCGAAGCGCAAGTCCAAGTCGTCAAAGGCCGCTCCTCCGGCTgaggacgagggcgaggctaccgaggcgccgaaggagcccaagcgccgcccCCGCAAGCCTGTCGCGAACGGCACCTCGGAGGTGCCTCAGAAGCGCAGCAGCAAGCCCCGCCGCAAGCCCGTGCCTGCGGCCGGTGAAGAGACTGTGGCGAAGGAAGAGGATGCGAAGGAGGACATTGCTCAAGCGCcctcggccaaggcggcaCCAGCGCAGGACACGGCCAAGGAGGCTGCGCCCCAGCAGGAGACGCTTACCGAGAAGGCCACGCAGCTTGGCTCTTCTGCAACGGGCGCTGCGAcgggcgctgctgctggtgcCGCGGCAGGTGCCGGTGCGATGCTGGCCGGTGCTGCTGCTACGCTCGGCCTCTCTGGCTCgaagcgtgcgccgagtgTCGCGTCTGAGTCGTCGTTTGCCTCGGCGGAGGACTTTGTGGATGCGTCGCGTGCTCCCCCGGCGCGCAGCGGTATTGCTGCCGCGAACCAggacgatgacgacgacgacgacgacgatgtCGGCGAGGTtgaggaggagcgccatGCGGTGCACAGTGCGCGTCACCaggagcttgcgcgcgagtacgacctcgacgacgaggagcagtccgtgctgagcgacgacgacgacgatgtCTCGCTCACTCCTGACACGGTGGTGGCCCCCAGCTACACCATGGGCAAGGTTAATGCCTCTGAATGCCAGCAGAGCGAGGCTGAGTTCcgcgaggacctcgagacggcgcacgaggcgaTGGAGTTGTTCCTTGactcgcgcatgcgcgaggCTGAAGAGCTCTGTGAGCAAGGCGCGCACAACCGCCTGTACCGCTCGGTCGGTATGACGCTGATCAACAGTGTCAAGTCGGTGATGACCTTTGAGCCGAACGACATGCAGGTGGCGATGAAGTGCTGCAAGCACACCATGTCTatcgccgaggtgctgcgcaagaagcCGAACTTCCTGTCGCGCTTGCTGCCCGGCCGCAGCCTGCCGTCGCTCACGTCGATGACGCTCAtccagcagcacgccgagcttgtgtacgccgaggcgatgctTCTCCgtgccgtgctcggcatccTCTACTCGGGCGACACGATCGGCTTTGTGCGCCAGGCCATGTCGCTGCGCAATGCCTACACCATCATGCGCGATCTGCTCCGCatggtcgagcaggccgacaGCGCGGTCGAGGAGGCGAACATCACGGGCCGCTCGTCGGTGAAGTCCATCGACCAGGACCTGCGCTCGGGTGTGTACCTCGGCAATGGTCTGTCGTCGCTGATCCTCTCGCTGCTCCCCCGTCGCCTGCTCAAGGTGATGGAGACGGCTGGATTCACGGGCGACCgccagcaggcgctgcagctcttTGAGCGTGCCGGTGGCTGGaccaaggccaaggcgcagccCGCTGTGtctgccgagcaggaggGTGTGCGTCGCCCCATGTGCGACATGGCCATCCTGCTGTACCACCTGGTGATTGCTGCGCATGTCCCCGTGACCGATGTGGACCTTGCGTTTGCCGACAAGGTCCTGTCGTGGAACCTGCAGCGCTTCCCCCACGGTATCTTCTTCCTGTACTTCTCTGCGCGTCTGTacgcgacgcaggcgctgcccgagaAGGCGATTGAGTGCTACCGTGCGGCGATCGAGTCGCAGCGCGAGTTCAAGCAGCTGCACCACCTGTGCTTCTGGAGCCTGTCGCTCACCTACCTGAGCACGAGTGACTTTGATCGTGCGTACGAGTGCTACGATGTGCTCTCGCGCGAGTCGAACTGGTCCAAGGCCATCTACCAGTacgccaaggccgcgaTGCTCTacgagtcgagcgcgcaCAACCGCGCGCAGAGCAACGCGATCATGCTGACCGTGCCCAAGCTCGTGAAGCGTGTGGCCGGTCGCCACATTCCGTTCGAGCGCTTTGTCAAGCTGAAGGCTGCCAAGTTTGGCCGCCAGAGCCAGCTGGGCCTGCCTGCGATGGAGTTCTCGTACCTGTGGCACTGCATTGAGCAGACGCCCGTCTTTTTGCTGATGAGCAACCAGCTCACGCGTATCGACGAGGtcatcgacgagctcgagacgtACGAGTCTCCGAGCACGTACGGTGGCGGCGAGAAGGACTTCTACGCGCTGTACTGTCTTGCTTTCTTTTTGCGCGGTGTCGCCCTGCGCTACGTCGCCTACCCCGAGCACCACACGCTTGTCCGCCACcccgtcggcgagcgcatcgatgCTGCAGAGGTGGCCGACGACGCAATCCACTCGTTCAACAAAGTGTTTGAATACGGCAACTTCCTCGACTCGGTTGACCGCTACCTTGTGTACTTTGCTCACTACGAGCTTGGCTGCCTCTACTCCGCACACGGCAAcgagaccgaggcgcgccaAGAGCTGGACCTGGTGCTCTCGCGCaagccgctcgtcgcgcaggaggGCGGCCCGCTCCGTTCGGGCAAGGCCGACTACCTCCTCAGCGGCATGTGCCAGCTGCGCGCCaacgctgcgctcgagacgatgcgcatccgccgcgaccgctcggcgcagcgcctgaCCAAgagccgctcgacgcgccgcaggagcacgagcggcgcgccgcagggcgcacgcctcgcgtcgcgccagaGCATCcgtgcgagcgcagccgATACTTCGTACGCGGATGAGAATggctcgccgctgcgtgcgtcgagcagTCGTGCGTCGGAGAttggccggcgcgcgaggcagAGCCGCTTGGTTGCTTAA